A genome region from Hevea brasiliensis isolate MT/VB/25A 57/8 chromosome 7, ASM3005281v1, whole genome shotgun sequence includes the following:
- the LOC110636434 gene encoding uncharacterized protein LOC110636434 isoform X2, with the protein MQIPRWRSVFILKSSLIPTLSSSTTSITKTHCASIHSTPTTCEKWKNKWNADVSRFQQPSKDEESLWACDPEHSHGTGKKRQVKSSARHRGKSHAKKMKRKFRRESFSEDSDGRETFFQATFGKRWYTWYFNESSYRCSTFGFDWREHPYWTNHRDKDWDARSETESVNEYCSVGSFHDRTILGLPPGGPLRIEDVKDAFRMSALKWHPDKHQGPSQAMAEEKFKLCVNAYKSLCDALSSV; encoded by the exons ATGCAAATACCCAGATGGCGAAGCGTTTTTATACTGAAAAGCAGCTTGATTCCAACTTTGTCATCATCGACAACATCAATAACAAAGACCCATTGTGCTTCAATTCATTCTACACCTACTACATGCGAAAAATGGAAGAACAAATGGAACGCT GATGTAAGCAGATTCCAACAACCATCGAAG GATGAAGAGTCATTATGGGCTTGTGATCCAGAGCATTCACATGGCACTGGTAAGAAAAGGCAAGTAAAGTCTTCTGCTCGACATCGAGGGAAATCTCATGCCAAGAAAATGAAAC GTAAGTTTAGGAGAGAGAGTTTCTCTGAGGACTCTGATGGTCGTGAGACATTTTTTCAAGCTACATTTGGAAAAAGATGGTATACTTGGTATTTTAATGAGTCTTCTTACCGATGTTCAACATTTGGATTTGACTGGAGAGAGCATCCATACTGGACAAATCATAGAGATAAAGACTGGGATGCTAGAAGTGAAACTGAGTCTGTTAATGAGTATTGTTCTGTCGGATCTTTTCATGATAGAACAATCCTCGGTTTGCCTCCAGGTGGTCCTTTAAGGATTGAAGATGTTAAAGATGC TTTCCGCATGTCAGCATTAAAATGGCATCCTGATAAGCATCAAGGCCCTTCACAG GCAATGGCTGAAGAAAAATTCAAACTCTGCGTTAATGCATACAAATCACTATGTGATGCTCTGTCCTCAGTCTAA
- the LOC110636434 gene encoding uncharacterized protein LOC110636434 isoform X1, protein MQIPRWRSVFILKSSLIPTLSSSTTSITKTHCASIHSTPTTCEKWKNKWNADVSRFQQPSKNYVRYAVRQKRADAKRALKDLLFNNGSSKPSFKDEESLWACDPEHSHGTGKKRQVKSSARHRGKSHAKKMKRKFRRESFSEDSDGRETFFQATFGKRWYTWYFNESSYRCSTFGFDWREHPYWTNHRDKDWDARSETESVNEYCSVGSFHDRTILGLPPGGPLRIEDVKDAFRMSALKWHPDKHQGPSQAMAEEKFKLCVNAYKSLCDALSSV, encoded by the exons ATGCAAATACCCAGATGGCGAAGCGTTTTTATACTGAAAAGCAGCTTGATTCCAACTTTGTCATCATCGACAACATCAATAACAAAGACCCATTGTGCTTCAATTCATTCTACACCTACTACATGCGAAAAATGGAAGAACAAATGGAACGCT GATGTAAGCAGATTCCAACAACCATCGAAG AATTACGTAAGGTATGCAGTACGTCAAAAACGTGCCGATGCAAAGAGAGCTCTAAAAGACCTTCTCTTCAACAATGGTTCCTCTAAACCTTCATTCAAG GATGAAGAGTCATTATGGGCTTGTGATCCAGAGCATTCACATGGCACTGGTAAGAAAAGGCAAGTAAAGTCTTCTGCTCGACATCGAGGGAAATCTCATGCCAAGAAAATGAAAC GTAAGTTTAGGAGAGAGAGTTTCTCTGAGGACTCTGATGGTCGTGAGACATTTTTTCAAGCTACATTTGGAAAAAGATGGTATACTTGGTATTTTAATGAGTCTTCTTACCGATGTTCAACATTTGGATTTGACTGGAGAGAGCATCCATACTGGACAAATCATAGAGATAAAGACTGGGATGCTAGAAGTGAAACTGAGTCTGTTAATGAGTATTGTTCTGTCGGATCTTTTCATGATAGAACAATCCTCGGTTTGCCTCCAGGTGGTCCTTTAAGGATTGAAGATGTTAAAGATGC TTTCCGCATGTCAGCATTAAAATGGCATCCTGATAAGCATCAAGGCCCTTCACAG GCAATGGCTGAAGAAAAATTCAAACTCTGCGTTAATGCATACAAATCACTATGTGATGCTCTGTCCTCAGTCTAA
- the LOC110636391 gene encoding uncharacterized protein LOC110636391, translating into MFQHLTIHFSRSEPLKILKNKKENQLSTQCPLTSAPSLCLFRLSPMADYDTHHQHHQGGGHHHHHQTIPKETALQALNTIIQLHFEKTLEKKKAIDLQKKELHKLFLLFFIFLSLVFMGVAQPSRLQCCHCWAPITFLSLAHLIFYVSVAQTLRCINGFKYQRRCHKLTLGLATEKLREFKMRIASGSSECGEVVGDEGELQIHYQEPPESYFGKFKRNWALHFGFLILIYGFMVSSSVVLLCY; encoded by the coding sequence ATGTTTCAGCACTTAACAATTCATTTCTCGAGATCGGAGccgttaaaaattttaaaaaataaaaaagaaaaccaGCTTTCAACTCAATGCCCGTTAACCTCTGCTCCATCTCTCTGTCTCTTTCGCCTGTCACCAATGGCAGATTACGACACGCACCACCAGCATCACCAGGGCGgcggccaccaccaccaccaccaaacGATCCCAAAAGAAACAGCTCTCCAAGCCCTAAACACTATAATCCAACTCCATTTTGAGAAGACCCTGGAAAAGAAAAAAGCAATAGACCTCCAAAAGAAAGAGCTCCACAAGCTCTTCCTTCTTTTCTTCATCTTCCTCTCTCTAGTCTTCATGGGCGTGGCTCAGCCTAGTCGCCTTCAGTGCTGCCACTGCTGGGCCCCGATAACCTTTCTCTCTTTGGCCCACCTCATCTTCTATGTCTCTGTGGCTCAAACTCTTCGGTGCATCAATGGTTTCAAGTACCAAAGACGGTGCCACAAGCTGACCCTTGGATTGGCGACTGAGAAGCTAAGGGAATTTAAGATGAGAATTGCTAGTGGTAGTAGTGAGTGTGGTGAGGTGGTTGGTGATGAAGGTGAGCTTCAGATTCATTACCAAGAACCACCAGAGAGTTACTTTGGTAAGTTCAAGAGGAACTGGGCTTTACATTTTGGGTTCTTGATCTTGATATATGGGTTCATGGTATCTTCTTCTGTTGTTCTTCTTTGTTATTGA